From the candidate division KSB1 bacterium genome, one window contains:
- a CDS encoding pectate lyase — translation MLAILPAAGLAQPPAFPGAEGFGRFTSGGRGGQVLTVTNLQDSGEGSLRAAVAARGARTIVFRVSGTIALRSPLRITNGDLTIAGQTAPGDGICLKDQPLIIAADNVIIRFLRMRLGDVRRLPEDAVSCLGRRNIMLDHCSMSWGIDEVASFYDNENATMQWCLISESLNESYHHKGPHGYGGIWGGKGVTFHHNLLAHHANRTPRFNGSRTHGEPERELVDFRNNVIYNWGENSAYGGEGGRHNLIANYYKFGPATGDTKNRIVEPYDARGRWYVAGNFVHGFPAVTADNRTGVQGRFADAGQVDAPHPAAPVVTHSAGEAFALVLACAGAILPRRDTIDARIVAEVRSGTASFGRAGLGLIDSQNEVGGWPVLRPAPAPPDDDHDGMADAWERRHGLDPGNPEDRNGDYNGDGYTNLEEYLNSLALPGGDCTATDSTASLDREIR, via the coding sequence ATGCTCGCAATCCTGCCGGCGGCCGGCCTGGCGCAGCCTCCGGCCTTTCCGGGAGCTGAGGGTTTTGGCCGCTTCACCAGCGGCGGCCGCGGCGGCCAAGTCCTCACTGTCACCAATTTGCAGGACAGCGGCGAGGGCAGCCTGCGTGCGGCAGTGGCGGCGCGGGGCGCCAGAACCATTGTCTTCCGCGTTTCCGGCACCATCGCCCTGCGCTCGCCGCTGCGAATCACGAACGGCGATCTCACCATTGCCGGACAAACGGCGCCGGGCGACGGCATCTGCCTGAAGGATCAGCCGCTGATCATCGCCGCCGACAACGTCATCATCCGCTTTCTGCGCATGCGTCTGGGCGATGTCCGCCGGCTGCCGGAAGATGCGGTCTCGTGCCTCGGCCGGAGAAACATCATGCTTGATCATTGCTCGATGAGCTGGGGCATCGACGAGGTCGCTTCCTTTTATGACAATGAAAATGCCACGATGCAATGGTGTTTGATCAGCGAAAGCCTGAATGAGTCGTATCACCACAAGGGGCCGCACGGTTATGGCGGCATTTGGGGCGGCAAAGGCGTGACGTTTCATCACAACCTGCTCGCGCATCATGCCAACCGCACCCCGCGCTTCAACGGCAGCCGCACGCATGGCGAGCCGGAGAGGGAACTGGTCGATTTCCGCAACAATGTGATTTACAACTGGGGGGAAAACAGCGCTTATGGCGGCGAGGGCGGCAGGCACAATCTCATCGCGAATTATTACAAATTCGGCCCGGCAACCGGGGATACGAAAAACCGCATCGTTGAGCCCTATGATGCGCGCGGACGCTGGTATGTGGCGGGCAACTTCGTCCACGGTTTCCCCGCGGTCACCGCCGACAACCGGACCGGCGTGCAGGGCCGCTTCGCGGATGCGGGCCAGGTTGATGCACCCCATCCCGCTGCGCCGGTCGTCACGCATTCGGCCGGGGAGGCTTTTGCGCTGGTGTTGGCCTGTGCCGGCGCCATACTCCCCAGGCGTGACACAATCGATGCACGCATCGTCGCGGAGGTCCGCAGCGGCACTGCAAGCTTTGGCCGTGCCGGGCTGGGTCTGATTGATTCACAAAACGAGGTGGGCGGCTGGCCGGTGCTGCGCCCGGCGCCGGCGCCCCCGGATGATGATCATGATGGCATGGCTGACGCCTGGGAGCGCCGCCATGGCCTCGATCCAGGCAATCCGGAGGATCGCAACGGCGATTACAATGGCGACGGCTACACCAATCTTGAAGAGTATTTGAACAGTCTGGCGCTGCCCGGCGGTGATTGCACGGCAACAGACAGCACGGCAAGTCTTGACAGGGAAATCCGATGA
- a CDS encoding pectinesterase family protein, which produces MILRAVTMLCGALATLAGAQHAIVDAGYSGEPGRRVNGVPHFATIGAALLAVPANNDRPFLIFIKQGRYDEKLIVDRPFVHFLGENRDSTIISHADCSDTPAPNGGRLGMQGSFTLQIAAPDFRAENLTIANGFDYPANAARAEDDPAKVQNPQAVALMTTTGSDRAVFCNCVIKGFQDTLFADAGRHYFHACRILGHVDFIFGAGQAVFENCEIVSRDRPGRLPTGFVTAPSTAAAFPYGFLFLHCRLLKETPALPGGSVCLGRPWHPAGDPRVEGSAVFIRCFMDDHLGAEGYAPISIRDSTGQRLWFEVKPDSRFFEFESHGPGAIKSARRPTLNEKEAAYYTAAHVLNGWQPVCSKQGL; this is translated from the coding sequence GTGATTCTTCGTGCTGTAACGATGCTTTGCGGCGCGCTTGCCACGCTTGCCGGGGCGCAACACGCCATTGTTGATGCCGGCTACTCCGGCGAACCCGGGAGGCGGGTGAACGGTGTGCCGCACTTCGCCACCATTGGCGCAGCACTGCTCGCCGTGCCGGCGAACAATGACCGGCCTTTCCTCATTTTCATCAAGCAGGGACGCTACGACGAGAAACTGATTGTCGACCGGCCATTCGTGCATTTCCTCGGCGAGAACCGTGACAGCACGATCATCAGCCACGCGGATTGCAGCGACACGCCGGCGCCAAACGGCGGCAGGCTGGGAATGCAGGGCAGCTTCACGCTGCAGATCGCAGCGCCCGATTTTCGCGCCGAGAATCTCACCATCGCGAACGGCTTCGACTATCCCGCCAATGCCGCCAGAGCGGAGGATGATCCCGCCAAAGTTCAAAACCCGCAGGCTGTTGCCCTCATGACGACCACCGGCAGCGACCGCGCCGTGTTTTGCAATTGCGTGATCAAAGGCTTTCAAGACACGCTGTTTGCGGATGCCGGACGACACTACTTCCACGCCTGCCGCATTCTCGGTCACGTGGATTTCATCTTCGGCGCGGGCCAGGCAGTTTTTGAAAACTGTGAGATTGTTTCGCGCGACCGACCGGGCAGGCTGCCCACCGGTTTTGTCACCGCCCCCAGCACCGCGGCCGCGTTTCCCTATGGCTTCCTCTTCCTGCATTGCCGCCTGCTGAAGGAAACGCCGGCATTGCCCGGGGGCTCGGTTTGCCTCGGCCGGCCCTGGCATCCTGCCGGCGATCCGCGTGTGGAAGGCAGCGCCGTTTTTATCCGTTGCTTCATGGATGATCATCTTGGTGCGGAGGGCTATGCCCCCATTTCCATCCGGGATTCCACCGGGCAGCGCCTCTGGTTTGAAGTGAAGCCCGACTCGCGCTTTTTCGAATTTGAAAGCCACGGCCCGGGCGCAATCAAGAGCGCCCGGCGACCCACACTCAACGAAAAAGAGGCGGCCTATTACACTGCCGCACACGTTCTCAACGGTTGGCAGCCCGTTTGTTCGAAGCAGGGATTGTGA
- a CDS encoding right-handed parallel beta-helix repeat-containing protein, protein MSKKAFLCFALFVGGLPLRAQKYVATDGNDANPGTLARPFQTISRAIAEIIPGDTIYVRGGRYALTATIMIPAAKSGTAGQWVTLTAFPNETPLLDFSAQPGGARGISLRASYWHLHGLQIKGAGDNGMEIDGGTNNLIENCAFFENRDSGLQLSNGAADNRISNCDSYYNADPPDYADADGFAPKLTVGSGNVFQGCRAWGNADDGWDGYLRGADNVSTILENCWTWGNGYLKDGTDPGPQANGNGFKLGGGDNSNSGQLRHHVVLINCLAFNNKQKGFDQNNNAGSMTLLQCTGYNNREANYSLSRALAPGQTLTVKNCVSFAGRVELGSFAVQAANSWMSPFVVTAADFADLDPAPAALPRRADGSLPAMPFLHLAAGSDLIDAGVDLGRPFKGRAPDLGAFESDFGTAVANEKFTPAEFRLHQNHPNPFHSMTMIEYEVPGSAHVKISVYDILGREVMQLMNEAKAAGRYELQFNAQNLPGGIYFCRLAAGSLIQTKKMMVMRSFRAREGPFPRRE, encoded by the coding sequence GTGAGCAAAAAAGCTTTTCTTTGTTTCGCACTTTTTGTTGGGGGGCTGCCGTTGCGGGCGCAGAAATACGTGGCCACGGACGGCAATGATGCCAATCCTGGAACCCTGGCCCGGCCATTTCAAACGATCAGCCGGGCGATCGCTGAAATCATACCGGGTGATACGATTTATGTGCGCGGCGGCAGGTATGCCCTGACGGCCACGATCATGATCCCGGCGGCAAAAAGCGGAACCGCAGGCCAATGGGTCACGTTGACGGCATTTCCGAATGAAACACCCCTGCTCGATTTCTCCGCGCAGCCCGGCGGCGCCAGGGGCATCAGCCTGCGCGCCAGTTACTGGCACCTGCACGGCTTGCAGATTAAAGGCGCGGGCGACAACGGCATGGAGATCGATGGCGGCACCAACAATCTCATCGAAAACTGCGCCTTTTTTGAAAACCGGGACAGCGGCCTGCAATTGAGCAACGGCGCGGCCGACAATCGCATCAGCAATTGCGATTCCTATTACAATGCCGATCCGCCCGATTACGCGGATGCCGATGGTTTCGCGCCCAAACTCACCGTGGGCTCAGGGAATGTTTTCCAAGGTTGTCGCGCCTGGGGAAATGCGGATGACGGCTGGGATGGCTATTTGCGCGGTGCCGACAACGTGAGCACGATCCTGGAAAACTGCTGGACGTGGGGCAACGGCTATCTCAAGGACGGCACCGACCCCGGCCCGCAAGCCAACGGCAACGGTTTCAAACTGGGCGGCGGCGACAACAGCAACAGCGGGCAGTTGCGGCATCATGTCGTCCTGATCAATTGCCTTGCATTCAACAACAAGCAAAAGGGCTTCGATCAAAACAACAACGCCGGCTCCATGACCCTGCTTCAGTGCACCGGCTATAACAACCGTGAAGCTAATTACAGCCTTTCCCGGGCGCTTGCCCCCGGACAGACCCTGACGGTGAAGAACTGCGTGTCTTTTGCCGGCCGGGTGGAGTTGGGAAGCTTTGCCGTGCAGGCCGCCAACAGTTGGATGAGCCCCTTCGTGGTGACCGCGGCGGATTTCGCGGATCTCGATCCCGCACCGGCCGCCCTGCCGCGCCGCGCCGACGGCAGCCTGCCGGCGATGCCCTTCCTGCACCTCGCCGCCGGCAGTGATTTGATCGATGCCGGCGTGGATCTCGGCCGGCCGTTCAAAGGCCGGGCGCCCGATCTCGGCGCCTTCGAAAGTGATTTCGGCACCGCCGTCGCAAATGAAAAATTCACACCGGCGGAGTTTCGGTTGCATCAGAATCACCCGAACCCATTTCATTCGATGACGATGATAGAATACGAGGTGCCCGGCAGTGCCCATGTCAAAATCAGCGTCTACGATATCCTCGGCCGGGAAGTCATGCAACTCATGAATGAGGCAAAAGCTGCCGGCCGTTACGAGCTGCAGTTCAACGCGCAAAATCTGCCCGGTGGTATTTACTTTTGCAGGCTCGCCGCCGGAAGCCTGATACAAACGAAAAAGATGATGGTGATGAGATCGTTCCGTGCCCGAGAAGGGCCGTTCCCACGGAGGGAATAA
- a CDS encoding glycoside hydrolase family 28 protein: MKISPLHGPAVTMLFSLLRPAVFSLLLQFGNAAGQTASHFPEVPLPSFPNRTVNIVEYGAVGDGKTMNTEAIARAIAACAQAGGGRVVIPAGLWLTGPIQLASNIELHVEKGALVSFSRNRDDYPLVDTWFEGRPEYRCMAAIYGRDLENIALTGAGVFDGAGEVWRPVKKFKMTERQWQDLLASGGVLDDKGTTWWPSEAARDGEAFLTAIRQSGRQPQRADYEKVRDFLRPVLVQLYRCSRILIDGPTFQNSGAWNLHPLMSTDITLRNVTVRNPWYSQNGDGLDLESCRNVVVYNCTFDVGDDAICLKSGRDEAGRRRGMPTENVLIYDCRVYAGHGGFVIGSEMSGGVRTVEIRDCVFMGTATGLRFKSTRGRGGIVENIHIKRLLMKDIPAAAITFNMFYSGQAPIPDPGWDAGFAVEAAMPVTEATPLFRNISISEVTVRGAGQAVELHGLPEMPLRHLTLRDISISAQQGLSAVNADHVNLINVAILPQRGPALAFHNSTNVLVENPRFAAETATVLSLSGGKTAGIQFHTPNLAEVKKRVKMAPEVNPRAVQWGN, from the coding sequence ATGAAAATCTCCCCTCTGCACGGCCCCGCTGTTACGATGCTGTTTTCTCTGTTGCGCCCGGCCGTCTTTTCCCTGTTGTTGCAATTCGGCAACGCGGCCGGCCAGACGGCATCTCATTTTCCCGAAGTCCCATTGCCTTCCTTTCCGAACCGGACCGTCAACATTGTGGAGTATGGTGCGGTGGGTGACGGCAAAACCATGAATACGGAAGCCATCGCCCGGGCGATTGCCGCATGCGCACAGGCCGGTGGCGGCCGGGTTGTGATTCCGGCGGGGCTGTGGTTGACCGGCCCGATCCAACTGGCGAGTAACATCGAGCTGCATGTCGAAAAAGGCGCGCTGGTGAGCTTCAGCCGAAACCGTGACGACTATCCCCTGGTTGACACCTGGTTCGAAGGCCGGCCGGAGTATCGCTGCATGGCCGCAATCTACGGCAGGGATCTCGAAAACATCGCTCTCACCGGCGCCGGCGTCTTCGACGGTGCTGGTGAAGTATGGCGTCCGGTGAAAAAATTCAAAATGACCGAGCGGCAGTGGCAGGATTTGCTCGCTTCCGGCGGTGTGCTCGATGACAAGGGTACGACCTGGTGGCCCTCCGAAGCGGCACGGGACGGCGAGGCCTTCCTCACGGCTATTCGCCAAAGCGGCAGGCAGCCGCAACGCGCCGATTATGAAAAGGTGCGTGACTTTCTGCGGCCGGTGCTGGTGCAATTGTACCGGTGCAGCAGGATCCTGATCGATGGACCGACTTTTCAAAACTCGGGCGCGTGGAATTTGCATCCGCTGATGAGTACGGATATTACCCTCCGCAATGTCACTGTCCGGAATCCGTGGTATTCACAAAACGGTGACGGGCTGGATTTGGAATCCTGCCGCAATGTCGTGGTGTACAACTGCACTTTCGATGTCGGGGACGATGCGATCTGCCTGAAGTCCGGACGCGACGAGGCCGGCCGCCGGCGCGGCATGCCCACGGAAAATGTGTTGATTTACGATTGCCGGGTTTATGCCGGCCACGGCGGCTTCGTGATTGGCAGCGAAATGTCCGGCGGCGTGCGCACCGTCGAAATTCGCGATTGCGTTTTCATGGGCACCGCCACCGGCCTGCGCTTCAAAAGCACACGCGGCCGCGGCGGCATTGTCGAGAACATTCACATCAAACGCCTTCTCATGAAGGACATACCCGCGGCGGCGATTACTTTCAACATGTTCTACAGCGGGCAGGCGCCCATTCCCGATCCCGGTTGGGATGCCGGTTTCGCGGTGGAGGCGGCCATGCCGGTGACGGAAGCCACGCCGCTGTTCCGCAATATCTCCATCAGCGAAGTGACGGTCCGTGGCGCGGGACAGGCGGTGGAATTGCACGGTCTGCCGGAAATGCCGCTGCGGCATCTGACCCTGCGGGATATTTCCATCAGCGCGCAACAGGGGTTGTCCGCTGTCAATGCAGATCATGTGAACCTGATCAATGTTGCAATTCTGCCGCAGCGCGGCCCGGCGCTGGCGTTTCACAACAGCACCAACGTTCTCGTCGAAAACCCGCGTTTTGCAGCGGAGACCGCCACGGTTTTGTCCCTTTCCGGTGGCAAGACGGCCGGCATCCAGTTTCACACACCCAATCTGGCAGAAGTGAAGAAGCGGGTCAAAATGGCACCGGAAGTGAATCCCCGCGCTGTGCAGTGGGGAAATTGA
- a CDS encoding glycoside hydrolase family 88 protein: MTNVNQKIWHRFLLVVMVVFLSGQGRVPRQHRPAAQDLPWSVRMADSEMQRRGDSFLFHDSAKTSWVYETAVFMKGLEHVWQQTGRQKYFDYIKAFADSYVGPDGSIKTYTLAEYNLDHLNPGKILLLLYNVTREEKYKKAAALAMKQLETQPRTKAGGFWHKKIYPWQMWLDGIYMAAPFYAEYAGRFDRPAAFDDVALQIILVARHTYDSTAGLFYHGWDESRQQKWADPVTGCSPNFWGRALGWYAMGIVDVLDHFPQDHPKRAEILAILRRVARGVQKYQDEKTGLWYQVLDQGSRDGNFPEASASAMFVYALAKAVRNGYLESSYLAVAEKGYRGILANFIKVEPDGLVTLTQICQVAGLGGKPYRDGSYEYYISTPVVSNDLKGVGPFLMASVEMERLQQAR; encoded by the coding sequence ATGACCAACGTCAATCAAAAGATATGGCACCGCTTCCTGCTGGTGGTGATGGTCGTCTTTCTTTCCGGCCAGGGCCGGGTGCCGCGCCAGCATCGGCCAGCGGCGCAGGATTTGCCATGGTCTGTTCGCATGGCTGATTCGGAAATGCAACGCCGCGGTGATTCGTTCTTGTTCCATGACAGCGCGAAGACCTCATGGGTCTATGAAACTGCCGTTTTCATGAAGGGACTGGAGCACGTCTGGCAGCAGACGGGCAGGCAAAAATATTTCGACTACATCAAGGCTTTCGCCGACTCCTATGTCGGACCGGATGGCAGCATCAAAACCTACACGCTGGCGGAATACAACCTCGACCACCTGAACCCCGGCAAGATTCTGTTGCTGCTCTATAATGTCACGCGCGAGGAAAAGTACAAAAAGGCCGCCGCTTTGGCCATGAAGCAGCTTGAAACGCAACCGCGTACCAAGGCGGGCGGCTTCTGGCACAAGAAGATCTATCCCTGGCAAATGTGGCTCGATGGCATTTACATGGCCGCGCCGTTTTATGCCGAGTATGCCGGGAGATTCGACCGCCCCGCTGCCTTTGATGATGTTGCACTCCAGATCATCCTGGTGGCGCGCCACACCTACGATTCCACCGCCGGCCTGTTTTATCACGGCTGGGACGAAAGTCGCCAGCAAAAATGGGCTGATCCGGTCACGGGCTGCTCACCGAATTTTTGGGGTCGTGCACTGGGATGGTATGCCATGGGCATCGTCGATGTGCTTGATCACTTTCCACAGGATCATCCCAAACGGGCCGAAATTCTTGCCATCCTTCGCCGGGTGGCTCGGGGGGTGCAAAAATACCAGGATGAGAAGACCGGCCTGTGGTATCAAGTGCTGGATCAGGGCAGCCGTGACGGCAATTTCCCCGAAGCCTCGGCCTCGGCAATGTTTGTCTACGCCCTTGCCAAAGCGGTGCGCAATGGCTATCTTGAATCCTCCTATTTGGCCGTGGCGGAAAAAGGTTATCGCGGCATCCTTGCGAACTTCATCAAGGTGGAACCGGACGGTCTGGTCACGCTCACACAGATTTGTCAGGTTGCCGGACTTGGCGGCAAGCCTTATCGGGACGGCTCTTATGAGTACTACATCAGCACGCCGGTTGTGAGCAATGATCTCAAGGGCGTGGGCCCATTCCTGATGGCCAGCGTGGAAATGGAGCGGTTGCAACAAGCCAGGTGA
- a CDS encoding sodium:solute symporter codes for MTALYALDWVVIAGYFLLILGVAWWVSKQRQDTPADYFLASRHLGAFMIGASIFASNISSEHLVGLAGTGATDGVVMAHYELHAWCLLGLGWVMIPFYLRAKIFTMPEFLERRFSPAARTLFSLISLVAYVLTKIAVGIFAGGIVFSVLLPDLEFKGCNSFWTGSILVIVLTGLYTIFGGMRAVAYTEALQTIIFILGSALVTILGLQALGGWSELRAIAGPEMFNLWKPLVPAGLESTWAPVRETGRIAWYFNDAFPWPGMLFCAPIIGLWYWTTDQYIVQRALGAPNETEARRGTIIAAFFKLLPVFIFIISGLICFALAQSGKIPALRAQLFDSGGVLLRDNAQKTFPLLVAHVLPIGVRGLMVAGLLAALMSSLAGVFNASSTLFTMDFYARLRPQATQHQLVWMGRVATAVMVLIGFLGIPVIQGGKGLYDYLQGVQAYLAPPIFVVFFLGVFNKRLNAKGCPAALLTGFALGFFRLAVDTPVKLIENFS; via the coding sequence ATGACCGCACTCTATGCCCTCGACTGGGTGGTTATTGCCGGTTATTTTCTCCTCATTCTTGGCGTGGCCTGGTGGGTCAGCAAACAACGGCAGGACACGCCCGCCGATTATTTCCTGGCCAGCCGCCATCTCGGCGCGTTCATGATCGGGGCTTCCATCTTCGCCTCCAACATCAGCTCCGAACATCTTGTGGGCCTGGCCGGTACGGGCGCCACCGACGGCGTGGTGATGGCGCATTATGAACTGCATGCCTGGTGTTTGCTGGGGCTGGGCTGGGTGATGATTCCCTTTTACTTGCGCGCCAAAATTTTCACCATGCCGGAGTTTCTGGAGCGGCGTTTCTCCCCGGCGGCGCGCACGCTGTTTTCGCTCATTTCCCTGGTGGCCTATGTGCTGACCAAAATTGCCGTCGGCATTTTTGCCGGTGGCATTGTCTTCAGTGTGTTGCTGCCGGATCTCGAATTCAAGGGCTGCAACAGTTTTTGGACAGGCTCCATTTTGGTGATCGTGCTCACCGGCCTTTACACCATCTTCGGCGGCATGCGTGCCGTGGCCTACACCGAGGCGCTGCAGACGATTATTTTCATTCTGGGGTCGGCGCTGGTGACCATTTTGGGCCTGCAAGCCCTGGGCGGATGGAGCGAGCTGCGTGCGATTGCCGGACCGGAGATGTTCAACCTGTGGAAACCGCTGGTGCCGGCAGGGCTGGAAAGCACCTGGGCGCCGGTGCGGGAAACGGGCCGCATCGCCTGGTATTTCAATGACGCCTTTCCCTGGCCCGGCATGTTGTTTTGCGCGCCGATCATCGGCCTGTGGTATTGGACCACCGATCAATACATCGTGCAGCGCGCACTGGGCGCACCCAACGAAACGGAAGCCCGCCGCGGCACGATCATCGCCGCCTTTTTCAAGCTGCTGCCGGTTTTCATCTTCATCATTTCCGGCCTCATTTGTTTCGCGCTGGCGCAAAGTGGAAAAATTCCCGCCTTACGCGCGCAACTCTTCGACAGCGGCGGCGTGCTGTTGCGCGACAACGCCCAGAAAACATTCCCCCTGCTGGTGGCCCATGTGCTGCCCATCGGCGTGCGCGGCCTCATGGTGGCCGGTCTGCTGGCCGCGTTGATGAGCTCGCTTGCCGGTGTCTTCAATGCCTCCTCCACGCTGTTCACGATGGACTTTTATGCCAGATTGCGGCCGCAAGCCACCCAGCACCAACTGGTGTGGATGGGCAGAGTCGCGACCGCGGTCATGGTCCTGATCGGCTTTCTTGGGATTCCGGTGATTCAAGGCGGCAAGGGCCTCTACGATTATCTGCAGGGAGTCCAGGCCTATCTCGCACCCCCGATTTTTGTGGTTTTCTTTCTCGGTGTTTTCAACAAACGTTTGAATGCCAAAGGCTGTCCGGCGGCGCTGCTCACTGGTTTCGCGCTCGGATTCTTCCGCCTCGCCGTTGACACACCGGTGAAGCTGATCGAAAATTTTTCCTAA
- a CDS encoding DUF4861 domain-containing protein: MLSLRIFAMMTLVAIFPGYSQWREVGAVHAQAYPETLAISVKNPAGFARLQTGIVFDMVQLKAKAPAFNPGAFVVLSQDGELAGQAVDGDGNGSADQIVCVADFAPYETKTLTVRYAKSGVLQHAYPKRTQAELSHKVGGKFVNRKYEGGTFQNVQYLRVPSEHTDHSFYIRYEGPGWESDKIGYRFYLDWRNAIDIFGKKTPSMVLQNVGQDGFDSYHEMSDWGMDILKVGESLGIGSLAMWHAGKAQRIAHTDSVTCAIIANGAVYSQIQTKYFGWKAGGGRYNVVSNLAITAGSRLTKHAVEISGNPENLCTGIVKFDSTRLLASPPSHAGWAYLATYGKQSLANDKLGLAVLYRKHDLIEVRGDQYSHVVVFKPANGQLTYYFLAAWEQEPNGIKAAEEFETYLNQTVAELNSPLVIE; this comes from the coding sequence ATGCTGTCTCTACGAATATTTGCGATGATGACGCTGGTGGCGATTTTCCCCGGATACTCGCAGTGGAGGGAGGTCGGCGCTGTCCATGCGCAGGCTTATCCCGAAACCCTCGCTATCTCCGTAAAAAATCCGGCGGGGTTTGCGCGTCTGCAGACCGGGATTGTTTTCGATATGGTGCAGCTCAAAGCCAAAGCGCCGGCGTTCAACCCCGGGGCTTTTGTCGTATTGTCACAGGACGGCGAGCTGGCGGGTCAAGCTGTTGATGGCGACGGTAACGGCAGCGCCGATCAAATCGTCTGCGTTGCCGATTTTGCGCCTTACGAGACGAAAACATTGACCGTGCGCTATGCGAAGTCCGGCGTGTTGCAGCACGCCTATCCCAAACGGACACAAGCGGAACTTTCCCACAAGGTGGGCGGCAAGTTCGTCAATCGCAAATACGAAGGCGGCACCTTTCAGAACGTGCAATACCTGCGCGTGCCATCTGAACACACCGATCATTCCTTCTACATTCGCTACGAGGGCCCGGGCTGGGAGTCGGACAAAATCGGCTATCGCTTCTATCTCGACTGGCGCAATGCCATCGATATTTTCGGCAAAAAAACGCCGTCAATGGTTTTGCAAAACGTCGGGCAGGATGGCTTCGATTCTTATCACGAGATGTCGGATTGGGGCATGGACATTTTAAAGGTGGGTGAATCCCTGGGGATTGGCTCGCTCGCGATGTGGCACGCGGGCAAGGCGCAGCGCATCGCCCACACCGACAGCGTGACCTGTGCGATCATTGCCAACGGCGCCGTGTACTCGCAAATTCAGACAAAGTATTTTGGCTGGAAGGCCGGCGGCGGCCGTTACAATGTCGTTTCAAATCTGGCCATCACAGCCGGCAGTCGTTTGACCAAACACGCTGTCGAGATTTCCGGCAATCCAGAGAATTTGTGTACGGGCATCGTCAAGTTTGACAGCACCAGGCTGTTGGCTTCGCCGCCCTCGCATGCAGGCTGGGCGTATTTGGCAACTTACGGCAAACAAAGTTTGGCGAATGACAAGCTCGGCCTGGCAGTGTTGTATCGCAAGCATGACTTGATCGAAGTGAGAGGCGATCAATACAGCCACGTGGTCGTGTTCAAGCCGGCAAACGGTCAACTGACTTACTATTTTCTGGCCGCCTGGGAGCAGGAGCCGAACGGCATTAAAGCCGCCGAAGAGTTTGAAACTTACCTCAATCAAACCGTGGCGGAATTGAATTCACCGCTGGTAATTGAATAA
- the kduI gene encoding 5-dehydro-4-deoxy-D-glucuronate isomerase, whose translation MKILPAIDPVRTKSLTTSELREAFLLENLFQPDSVQLVYSEIDRAVIAAAMPVRKNLLLPTCKELAADYFAQRREIGVLNIGGPGQISVDKKVFDLANRDMLYIGRGAKKIVFGSDKDTEPAAFFILSFPAHQSYPTELMRFAEADAVRLGSPEGANQRTIYKYIHPGGIESCQLVMGFTQLKSGSIWNTMPPHTHSRRMEVYLYFDVPDNARVFHFMGRPDETRHLVIANRQAVISPSWSIHCGAGTSAYAFCWGMGGENQAFEDMDAVRLEQLR comes from the coding sequence ATGAAAATTTTACCGGCCATAGATCCCGTGCGCACAAAAAGTCTGACGACTTCCGAGCTGAGAGAGGCATTCCTGCTCGAAAATTTGTTTCAGCCTGACAGCGTGCAATTGGTTTATTCGGAGATCGATCGTGCCGTCATCGCTGCAGCGATGCCGGTGAGGAAAAACCTGCTGCTTCCAACATGCAAAGAACTGGCGGCAGATTATTTTGCGCAGCGCCGCGAGATTGGTGTGCTCAACATCGGGGGGCCGGGGCAAATCAGCGTCGATAAAAAAGTTTTTGATCTCGCGAATCGCGACATGCTTTACATCGGCAGGGGAGCGAAAAAGATTGTCTTTGGCAGTGACAAAGACACGGAACCGGCGGCATTTTTCATCTTGAGCTTTCCCGCGCATCAAAGTTATCCAACCGAACTGATGCGCTTTGCCGAGGCGGATGCGGTTCGTCTCGGCTCGCCGGAGGGCGCGAACCAGCGCACAATTTACAAATACATTCATCCCGGCGGCATCGAAAGCTGCCAGTTGGTGATGGGTTTCACGCAACTCAAAAGCGGCTCCATCTGGAATACCATGCCGCCGCACACCCACTCCCGGCGCATGGAAGTCTACTTGTATTTCGATGTGCCTGACAATGCACGCGTTTTTCATTTCATGGGCCGGCCTGATGAAACGCGTCATCTCGTGATCGCCAACCGGCAGGCAGTGATTTCGCCAAGCTGGTCGATACACTGCGGCGCCGGCACGAGCGCGTATGCGTTTTGCTGGGGCATGGGCGGCGAGAATCAGGCGTTCGAGGACATGGATGCGGTGCGCCTGGAGCAGTTGCGTTGA